The Ornithinimicrobium faecis region GGCCCTGCTCGACGTGCAGCTCGACGAACGCGCCAACCCTCCGCAGGGTCTCGTCGTCCTGGCCGATCTGGGAGGGGTCGCGTCCGGCCGCGGTGAGCGCCTCCGCCATGGTCGTCCCGTCGGCGTCGGTCAGCGACAGGGCACGCTCGGGGGTCATCGCCCCGGTGATCACTCGCGATCCGGCGCAGGCGACGCCGAAGCGAGCGCCCTCCTCGTCGACGAAGTTGACCACGGCCAGCGGGCGCGACGGCTCGATGCCCGCGGCCCGGAGTTGGTCCACGACGGCGAGCGCAGAGACCACGCCCAGTGGCCCGTCATAGGCCCCGCCGTCGGGCACCGAGTCCAGGTGCGACCCGATCGCGATGCCCTGTCCGGGCGCCGCGTCGGGGTCTCCCCACCAGGCCCACTGGTTGCCCATCCGGTCCTCCACCAGGTCCAGCCCGCGCCGCGCGCACTCGCCCGCAAACCACTCCCGCAGGGTGTGGTCCTCGCGGGACCAGGCAAACCGGCGATAGCCGCCGCTGCCCGCACGGCCGACCGGTTCGAGGTCTTGCCACATCGCATCGAAAGTCACGCCCCCATCCTGCCCCTTCCCTGGGTGCCGCGCAGGTGGTCCTGCCCGCACGTGGCCATGAAGCACGCGTGCAGCTCGAGGCCAGCCTGAGCGCAGTGGCTAACCCTCGGTCGTGACGTCGGCGACCTGCGCCCCGAGCGCCTCCAGTGCAGCCCCTGAGGCCACGGTGAGACCGACACCGTGGGCACCCCCACCGAGCGAGATGGGCCGGTCGGGCTCGGCGACGCGGGAGTCGGCGATGACGGGCCAGGCGGTGCTAGAGCCGAAGGGCGTGATGGTGCCGCGCTCATAGCCGGTGGCCTGCCGCGCGGTCTCCGCGTCGGGCATCGACAGTCGGCTCACGCCCAGCAGCTCGCGCAGCTTGGGCCAGGAGATCTCGCGACCACCGGGCACGAGGACAAACAGATAGTCCCCCTCGGCGCGACGCACGACCAGGGTCTTGATGAGGTCGGATGGCTCGACACCCCGGGCGGCGGCGGCCTCCTCGAGGCTGCCCACTCGTCCGTGCCGCGTCACCTGATAGGTCAGCCCGGCAGCCTCAACAGCCGCGATCGCCGTCTCTTCGCTCATGCCGACAACATAGCGGCGCCCACCCCGTGCTGCGGGGCGGGCGCCGAGATCACGAGGTCAGGCCTGCGGGGTGAGCGTGAAACCCACGCCCTCGTCGGTCTGTGCTGCGTCCAGGGTCTGGTTCTCCAGCAGGGGGGCGGCATCCTCGGCGAGGTAGACATTGCCCTCGCTTGCCTCGACGGCCACATCGTTGTCCTGCGGCTCGCGGACGACGCTGATCTCCAGCTGGGTCTGGTCGGGGCCGACGGCCAGCCGGAGGCCAGCAGTGTCGGGGAGCTCCTCGCTTGCGGTCAGACCCTTGACTGCGGCCTGGGCGTTCTCGGAGAGGGTGAGCATGTGCGACTCCTTGTCTTCGGTGCGGTCACCGGCAACTGCTGCCGGCAGCGACGCTTACGACCACCTCGCGGGGCAATGCGCACGCGCCTCGGACACCTCCACCATGGGTCCCGACCGGGGGGCCGAGTCAAGTTGGGGCCCCAGGTGAGCGCCTGACGTATGCCGAGGAGCAGGTCGACCATGGCCAGGGCACCCGTGCAGCGGGTTCCCTTGAGACATGAACACGTTCTGGGCCACCAGCCCGCTGAGCCTGGCCACGCTGATCGGGGCGGCGCTGACGACCGGGCTGACCGCGGGACTGCTCTATGCATTCGCCCACGCCGTCATGCCGGGGCTGGGCACCCTCGGTGACGCCGAGCACCTGCGGAGTTTCCAGCGCATAGACGCCGCGATCGCCAACCCGTGGATGGGGCTCGCCTTCGGTGGCAGCCCGGTCCTGACCCTCGCGGCCCTCCTGCTGCACCTGCGCGAGGGAGGGGCCGTCCTGTTGTGGCTCGGCGCCGCGCTGGCGCTGATCCTGGCCACGATCGCGATCACCGCCGCGGTCAACCTGCCGCTCAATGCCCAGATCCAGTCCGCCGCACCATCATTCACCGACGCCACAGCTCTGCGGGAGCGCTTCGAACGCCGGTGGGTGACCTGGAACATCGTCCGCACCGTGACCTCGGTCGGGTCGGTGCTCTGTCTGTCGGCCGCCCTCCTGGCGAGCCCGACCGCCTGACCCAGCCACTCCGCATACGTCCATCACGCCCACCCATCACCACCAGGAGCACATCATGCAGATCACCATCTTTGGCGCCACCAGCACCACCGGCCGTCCCACCGTCGAGCGTGCGCTCGCCGCCGGTCACCAGGTCACCGCCTTCACCCGCGACGCGGTCAGAGTCAGCGCCCAGCACGACCACCTTCGCGTCGTGGAGGGCGACGTCACCGACGCCGCCTCGTGCGGCCGCGCGCTGGACGGCGCCGACGCCGTGATCATCACGCTCGGCAACGGCCGCCACGGACTGATCCGTGAGGCCGGCACCCGGGCCGTCGTGGAGGCGATGCACGACGCCGGAGTCCGCCGACTCATCTGCCAGTCGACGCTCGGCGCCGGAGCCAGCCGCGCCAACCTCAACCTGTTCTGGCGCCACCTGATGTTCGGGGGGCTGCTCCGCCAGGCGTATGCCGATCACACCGCTCAGGAGGAGGTGGTCACCTCCAGTCGCCTGGACTGGACGATCGTGCGCCCGAGCGCCTTCACCGACGAGGATGTCGCCGGCCTGCGACGGGGCTTCGACGCGGCCGAGCGCGGCCTGACCTTCAAGGTCTCCCGTGGGCAGGTGGCCGACTTCCTGCTCGCCCAGCTGGACCACGAGGACTTCTTGCACCGCCACGTCTCGCTGTCGGCCTGATGACCGCCGTGAGCGGGACCGATAGCCTGACCGGTGTGGATGTGCTCGAGGCACTGCTCGACGGACCGCGGGCCCGAGGCGCCTTCCTGCTCCGGGCACTGCTGGACCCGCCCTGGTCCCTGCGCATCGAGGACGACGCCCCGTTGACCGTGATCGCGCCGCTGCACGCGTCGCTGTGGGTGTGCCCCGACGACGGCGAGCCGGTGGCCGTTCCGCAGGGCAGCGTGGCGATCGTCCGCGGACCTGAGCACTACACGGTCACCGACACTCCCGGCACGCGGCCGGACGTCGTGGTCTATCCCGGCGGCCGCTGCACCAGCACGGCGGACGGTCGGGGGCTGTGGGACGAGCGCTCGCTGGGCGTGCGCACCTGGGGGGACGCCGGTGGGTCAGCTCAGATCCTGGTCGGCTCCTATGAGGGGCACGGCGAGGCCAGCCGGCCGCTGTTGTCCGCTCTGCCCCGGGTCGCCGTGCACGATCCCGGGCCGGACGGCAGCCCGCTCCTGGACGTGCTCGTCTCCGAGCTCGCGGTGGAGGCACCCGGACAACGGGCCCTGCTGGACCGGCTGCTCGACGTGCTGCTGATCTCGACCCTGCGCAGCTGGTTCAGCATGCAGGCCAGTGAGGGCCCCGGGTGGTTCCGGGCCCAGCAGGACCCGGCCGTCGGCGCCGCCCTCACCCTGCTGCACCGGGAGGTAGCCCACCCGTGGACCGTCGAGGAGCTGGCCGACCGCGTCGGCATCTCGCGGGCCGCGCTGGGCCGGCGGTTCACGGCGATCGTCGGTGAGGCCCCGATGGGCTATCTGACCACCTGGCGTCTGGCCCTTGCCGCCGACCGTCTGACCTCCTCCGACGCCACCGTCGCGGCCGTCGCCCGCCAGGTCGGCTATGCGACACCGTTCTCACTGAGCACGGCCTTCAAACGCGCCTATGGTGTGAGCCCCCAGCAGTATCGGCAGGCGCCGCCGCCCTCGCTCGTGGCGGGGGCCGGCGGTTGACCTGCGGGAACCAGGCGGGCGCACCAGGAGTCGGAGGATCATGACCACGCACCAGACCAACCGTCGTGCCGGCACGCGGGCGCTCACGGCGGCCCTCACGATCAGCGTGGCCGTGGGTCTTGCCGCCTGCGGGGGTGGCGCCGATGCGGACGCCGACGGGACGGGTGACGGCGAGCAGGGCACGGCCACCGCGCCAGCGGATGCCTTCACGATCAGCAGTGCCCTGGCCGAACTGCCCGACGACCGGCAGTGGCAGGTGGTGGGGATCGCGGACCTCGCCGGGGCCGTTGAAGCGACGGGACTGGAGGTCTCACCCGAGGATCTGACCTGGCGCTCGGTCGTGGGCGGGCTGCCGTTGGAGGACCCGCAGGACACCTCGCAGGAGGAGCTGACCTACGCCCCGGTGTTCGTCGCCCTGCCCCAGTTGCTCGATCGAGCCATCCAGTCCGCCGCGACCGGGGACCTCCCCGAGACACTCGGGTGGTCACCGCTCGACACGGAGACGTTCGCCTACCTGGTGGGTGGGTCCACGGGCACCACCGAGTTCATCGTGGCCGGCGGACCGTTCCCGGAGGACTCGTTGACCGCCCTGACAGACCTGGGCGACGGGGTCTGGAGCCTCGGTGACGGCGCGGACGGCGAGCTCTCCCCGGGCTCGGAGAGCCAGGCCCTCGACGCGATCGGCCGACCCGTGCGGATGGCCCAGGACGATGACCAGATCGCGCTGTCCACCGCGACCGAGCCGGTCCGCGCCTGGGCCGGTGGTCAGCCGACCT contains the following coding sequences:
- a CDS encoding aminoacyl-tRNA deacylase, whose translation is MSEETAIAAVEAAGLTYQVTRHGRVGSLEEAAAARGVEPSDLIKTLVVRRAEGDYLFVLVPGGREISWPKLRELLGVSRLSMPDAETARQATGYERGTITPFGSSTAWPVIADSRVAEPDRPISLGGGAHGVGLTVASGAALEALGAQVADVTTEG
- a CDS encoding iron-sulfur cluster biosynthesis family protein, whose protein sequence is MLTLSENAQAAVKGLTASEELPDTAGLRLAVGPDQTQLEISVVREPQDNDVAVEASEGNVYLAEDAAPLLENQTLDAAQTDEGVGFTLTPQA
- a CDS encoding DUF1772 domain-containing protein; translation: MNTFWATSPLSLATLIGAALTTGLTAGLLYAFAHAVMPGLGTLGDAEHLRSFQRIDAAIANPWMGLAFGGSPVLTLAALLLHLREGGAVLLWLGAALALILATIAITAAVNLPLNAQIQSAAPSFTDATALRERFERRWVTWNIVRTVTSVGSVLCLSAALLASPTA
- a CDS encoding NAD(P)-dependent oxidoreductase, whose amino-acid sequence is MQITIFGATSTTGRPTVERALAAGHQVTAFTRDAVRVSAQHDHLRVVEGDVTDAASCGRALDGADAVIITLGNGRHGLIREAGTRAVVEAMHDAGVRRLICQSTLGAGASRANLNLFWRHLMFGGLLRQAYADHTAQEEVVTSSRLDWTIVRPSAFTDEDVAGLRRGFDAAERGLTFKVSRGQVADFLLAQLDHEDFLHRHVSLSA
- a CDS encoding AraC family transcriptional regulator gives rise to the protein MSGTDSLTGVDVLEALLDGPRARGAFLLRALLDPPWSLRIEDDAPLTVIAPLHASLWVCPDDGEPVAVPQGSVAIVRGPEHYTVTDTPGTRPDVVVYPGGRCTSTADGRGLWDERSLGVRTWGDAGGSAQILVGSYEGHGEASRPLLSALPRVAVHDPGPDGSPLLDVLVSELAVEAPGQRALLDRLLDVLLISTLRSWFSMQASEGPGWFRAQQDPAVGAALTLLHREVAHPWTVEELADRVGISRAALGRRFTAIVGEAPMGYLTTWRLALAADRLTSSDATVAAVARQVGYATPFSLSTAFKRAYGVSPQQYRQAPPPSLVAGAGG